In the genome of Falco naumanni isolate bFalNau1 chromosome 5, bFalNau1.pat, whole genome shotgun sequence, the window CAGTTCAGCTACGCTGGACAGTGTTTTAGTGGGGGGAATCAAACCTCAGTGAATCCCTATCGATTTACAGATTGACCTGTGATTTTACcctaaaggaaaaagagaagtaatTGCCCATTCATAAAGGATTAGTAACAGTTACGTGGTTTGCAAACAACTCTGACTTCAGGAATTACAGTACCTTATTTTGTGGAGAGGCTCCATAACATATTTtggcacagctgctgtgaaagtttatttttcttcatcctcattCCCATGCCAGCATGGATACCCAGTCCCTTCCAGTCCTCTTTTGGTGGAATAGCAGCCCAGACCCGTTCCTCTTATATGCAGAGCCTTTGTGTTCCTGTTATGTGTGGAGCAGTGTGGGGACTCACTCAGGAAGAGTGTTATTTATCTGTTGCAGCTCCCAAATGTACTTTCATGCATCACTGGCAGGGGTCATGAAAAGTAAGCTGCATGTATTCTcaatccttttcttccttctgtacATTAGATTGGAAAATTGTAACTGTTTTTGTGCCTGTGTGAATACTTTGCTGAATTTTTGATGACCTGAATTAAACTGGGATCGGTAATAATCCCCTTCTTCCCTTGCTTCTAAATCTACCCTGATGGTCATGGAATACCTGAAAGAAACAATCTGCTAATGTGCTTTGTATCTTTTGATGTTACAGAGCAGAAGAGTCCGTATCAGATGATGACAAAAGGAGGTAGGTGCTCTACCAGGGCTGGCTTTatctgcagcaggctgcagtgggTTCTGCTGCCAGATGTACaaccttccttccctcctcctaaTTCCCACCaacactgaagcagagaaaaagaaaaaaagaaaagagaggaggaaatcTTACACAGAGCCCAGTATCAATGCATCCCCCCACCATGTTAGTGAGATGAGGAGGGGGGATCTTTGTGGAAAGAAGAGCACATTATCTCACGGCTGTGGTTGATGTGCTCAATAAGGGCCAGCGACCTCTTCCTGCACACCAGCCTCACCACAGAAGATGGCATCAGCACTTGTGTGAGATCTCTGCTGGGCTGGAAATCAAAGGGAGTATGACTCTATCGTCAAACAAATCAGGAATCATTCAGAGCcctgggggctggaggaggtgTGATTTATTTGGCATCTAACGGGGCAGAGCAGTGTGATGGGAGTCTTTGCAAGTGGCTCCAGGCACAGCAGAGGCTCTGGAGGACCCGGTTTTTCGACTCCCTGCATCAGTCCCTGCCTTTCATCCAGGCCTTGGAACCAGAAAGTATGCTCTGCAAGGCCGTGAAGGTGAGAGGGTTGGGCTATGGAAGTACCTAACACCCTTGTGCTCCTTCCTGTTAACAGCCTTCTCCAAGGGTGGCCCTAAGCAGAGGCATGCAGGTCCAGTTTATTGACGAGGAGAGGTCAAAGTGCTTTTTAATTGGTGTGTGTCGTTTGAAGTGAGGTGCCTTGGTGGTCCCAGTGTCAAACATTACTATCGGATTGGCGCTGTCCTCAGACTGTATCCTCCTTGGATGTTTTCAGTGCCTAGaagcagctgggcaggcaggtttTATTGTCACAAGATAGTTGGGATTTCATGAAGAATATTAGAAACTTGAGTGAAAAATAGCTCCTTTCATGGGCTTGGGTCCCACTTACGAGTTACAGATAGcctcaagggttttttttgcctggcACCATATTAGCAAGCACGTGGCATTTCATATGCGCTTCTCCCATAGCCATGGGAAGGGAGGGTTCCTCTGCGGATGCTCATGCAGAGATGCCCTCCTCTCTGACCGTCCTGGTCTTTGTAACGCTGCTGTGTGATGTTGACATTGTAGGGAGAAGTGTTAAAATTGAGCTCTGATGTCTCCttaattgtttctttaaatcAGGAACTACGGTGGTGTGTATGTTGGCCTGCCATCAGATGCGGCTGCCATGGTTTCTGGTCAGACGAAGGCTGCGCCGAAAGGTATCGGGAGGTTGCgtatttcatttctgctttctcagtttaattttatttagtatgatgtatttccttttaaaatcaattattaTTTCAGACAGACTGGCTAGCCTTGGAGCCTCTTAAAGCAGTGGGGCTATTTATAATCATTAAAGTGGTTGTTCCcgtttatttaaattttaacacACTTTTTGAAGAAGGATTCTAGAGCAGAGGCTGACAATGTGGTACATTGTCTTCTGAACAGCTTCTCCATGATCTGAGTGCTCTGTGAATTCAAAACCCTGTTAGGACTAAGAAGCTGTGATAGGCTTGCAGAGCCTCAGtgctatttttagttttgaagaTGTTTACTTGCATTGTGGTGAATTCCAGTAATAACAGTTAGTAAGTGCTTGCTTTCAGGTTTATTTCTCTTATGAAACCCAGTggaaactgtttcttttccatgagATATTTTCGAACAGTGGGAAAAGGCATCAGGTTTATAGGTACTTAATAGACAAGTTGTAAACATACAATTACGAAATAATGTCATATTGTTTAGATTTAATACAACATACAGCACAGAGTTTAGTACTGGCGGATGCTTCAAAAttgactgcaaaacaaaaaaattaagaacaataACACTATTAACCAAAATAACAGCTGGTTTTGGAACATTAGTACCTTCGTTGCatagtttttttaaacagtgttcTAAATTAATGATATGTTGTAATGTATTGACCatctttatcttttattttctaatcaAGATTAGAAGGAAATGAACACCTCAAGATGCAAGCAGCTGGAGGTACGGTATGTCTTAATTAACCTTCTGTGCTTGGCATGTATTTGTCGATCAGAAACACAGTGGCAgtgctccctgtgctgctcttgGGTGGTCTGGAAATTACCCAGTTACTTCTCCAGCAGCAACATAACTCGTCCAAAGGCTGGACCAGGGGCAGGTTCTTGGTGGTGCAGACATAAATTAGAAAGTGGGTAAAGTCACCTTTGTTGTGAGAAGTGAGAAGCAAGGAAACTCCATATTACTCCGTTTGGGAATAGATAAAAGTCAAATGTCTTTGTATTCACCTTCAACCGCACCACAGCTATTCCTGCAGCGGTACTGAGACGTCCCATGAGAGGCGAGGTGCATCAGCAGTGCATAGACCAGCATCTGTAGAGACAAAGCGTTTCCCAGGAATTAATAGTTTGCAGTCAAAAAACATCTTCTCTGAGGGAGGACCTTGAGGACCGGAGAGGCACCCACTCTAACCTACGGGAGCTTTCCTTTTGCTATGGGGGAATCTGTGGGGACTTTGTTCTCCATCGGCCAGTATAGGGCAGTGAAAATTTATAGGCTGTATTCCTGACTTAAGAGTTTCAACtaactaaaaaaacaaaagtccTTTGCAAGTTCACgcctaaagaaaaagaaaacaaacttaaGTTTCCATTCAGAATTTGATCTAAATAAACATTGACAAATTTCAAAAGGGAGCTGTTTTAATGTCTAGccagtggggagggggaaattaTAAAACTGCCAACAATTTCCATAGGAAgcagaaccttttcctaattCAGGTGAAGAGCCAGAAACAGTTCTGGCTGTCCCTGGTGCTGGACGCAGGCCTAGGAGAGCAGAACACACATATACTGATTATCTTTAATTGTGGGAATGGTTAAAGTTCCATGGTCTCTGCTAGGAGCGCTCATATACAGGGAGACCTTCAGCTGGTCATCACTCCTAATTTCAGCAACCTGGCTGAGATGCCTAAGCTAGGAACGCTGTCACCCTTGACCTGGGCAAGAGTGAAGCACCTTGAGGTTGCAGCTTTCCATCTGTGGTTGGTGAATAGGGCTTGGGTTAATTAGGTCCATGTCTAGGTGCTTTAGTTAAATGTCTGACGTTGGGTAGAATCCATGACTGGACAGTTATTGCTATTCAGAGTAGTTGAAAGTGCACTTTGCCTTCCTTGGTGCAAGATCAGGCTTGGCTGCTGACTTATGCAGGTGAGCACTTTTAAATCTGCAAAGGATCCTCTGAGCTCCACAAATTTATGTTTGTGACTGCAGGTCATAGACTGCAAGTCTCTCAGTTTCTACAAGTCTCTCAGTTTCTAATGATGCCCTAGTTCTGTGGTTTACTTATAGAGTGTAACTGTATTGCTTTACCAATATTGCTTTACCAATCTCTCTAAATATgcttgttcctttctttttttgaacaGTCTTCTACTAAGACCAGTCACCAGTGCTTTACAGAGAGCTGTCTTTGTgctgaagatttttatatttacatagCCTTCCGGAGAGCAAGAGAGATCAGAGCACCAAAAAAATCTAAACTGTTGCAAGTTCCAACTACGGGTAAAACTTAAAGTACAGCATTGAATCAGTTTCCTATGATGGTTGCATTATGGAAACCTCCTGCTGTTCtccagtgaaaaatgaaattagtgAACTCGTGGTGGATGTTTCTGCACAAGAGCTAACTTTGATGATCTGCAACTTATTTCTCTGTGGCCATATTGCAGATTTCATCAGCTATCTGCTACGCTTCATATATTTTCTCCAACAATTTTTGATAATTTTATATAGAAAACCATTACTACTGTCCATTTAATAGTTCCTATGGTAGGTTCCTGTAAATTAATTGTTAATTTACTTCAGAGTAATATATTTGACAGGTTTGCATCTTTTTGGTAATATtgcaaattttaatatttttgctgtggAAACAAGAATAAGATTAAATAAGCATAAGACTGTCAGGTTCTTTATAGTTATTACTGTCACTTTTATACAGTGAGACAAATATTAGtgtttaatttttgccttttaaaaagatattgctcaagcaattttatttaaataagaacaATGTACTTCATTGTAATATTCATGtgtccatttttattttcttcagctttatcTCTTTTATAAAGcattacatggaaaaaaacacatatgAGCCAAACTATTATGTCTTCTGTTCTGTGTGATATTACAATGACATTTCCTTGCGTAAGAATGAAGTGATAGTATTTTCAGAGATAGCAGGACTAAACTCCAGTGCTGCATCCTCCTGAACTGTAGAGGATTTTTGATCACTATTAGAGTTTTGTATCCCTGACTTATCTCCAGGATGGCAAATTGTAACACAATGAGTGTTACTATTACTTTAGCAAATTGTTGTATTAAATAACATATGGGAGGTTCTAAAAATCAGTAAGTTTAGAGCAATGTAGATTTCCCACAGAACATAAAACAGATTGTACATTTCCATATGGCTGAACAAGtatataaattattaaagcCTTTTGCATAATTCTTTattcaaactttttttaataggaCATGATATGccatacattttaaacaaacaaataaacaaaaagagCCCAACTCACTCCACATGAATATATTACTGTAGATTAATAAccacttttaaaatcaaaagaaaaaagcaaaatggaaaatttggaCACGAAGTGATACACTGGTGAACCATGAGATTCCTGCTCATTTCACCGATATCTGTTAAGACCAGTGAACAACCATTGACTGTGGTTTCCAGTAACTTGCAGTTCTGGCTTTAAAATGAGGCGTAGTTTGTTCAGTGTGAGGCCTctaaaaagaagtatttaaaaatactcctTCCTTGTCATCCTTTAAGTATCATCTGTGACATTATTTACTGCTATTCTTTAGAAATCTGCTACTTGGGTTATCAACAATTTCAGGCTTCCAGCTCCTGAAGACAAATACGCATCTCATTCTTGACCCCTTCAACCCTGAACCAAGATGAAAGAAGCTTGAAGAGATGGTGTTAAAATATC includes:
- the C5H12orf75 gene encoding overexpressed in colon carcinoma 1 protein isoform X1 produces the protein MGCGNSTAGGAGGRGATGTTKDVAEESVSDDDKRRNYGGVYVGLPSDAAAMVSGQTKAAPKEGNEHLKMQAAGGTSSTKTSHQCFTESCLCAEDFYIYIAFRRAREIRAPKKSKLLQVPTTGKT
- the C5H12orf75 gene encoding overexpressed in colon carcinoma 1 protein isoform X3 gives rise to the protein MGCGNSTAGGAGGRGATGTTKDVAEESVSDDDKRRNYGGVYVGLPSDAAAMVSGQTKAAPKD
- the C5H12orf75 gene encoding overexpressed in colon carcinoma 1 protein isoform X2; this translates as MGCGNSTAGGAGGRGATGTTKDVAEESVSDDDKRRNYGGVYVGLPSDAAAMVSGQTKAAPKEGNEHLKMQAAGVFY